One Thermoanaerobacter uzonensis DSM 18761 genomic window, AGGTGATTTCACAAGGTTTAAATACTTTAAAATATTCTCGTTAGCTACAGCATATCCCACTCTCAAACCGGCAAGTCCAAAAGCCTTAGATAAGGTTCTTAAAACAATCAAGTTTTCAAATTTATTTATAGAATCTACAATTGTATTACCATAAAACTCAAAATAAGCTTCGTCAACAACTACAATTCCATTGCTCTTTTGTATTATTTTAATTATATCTTCTCTTTCTATAACACTTCCTGTTGGATTATTAGGGTTACACAAAAACATTAATTTAGGCCGATATTTTTCTATAACTTCCGTGAAACTCCCCATATCATAAGTATAATCTTCTTCTAATTTTACAGGTATTTCAACGGCTCCTGCAATTTTGCTGTATACACTGTACATAGCAAAAGAAGGATAAGGATATGCTACCACATCACCTTTGTTTATGAAAGCCAGCATAATAAGGTGGATTATCTCATCCGAGCCATTTCCCACAAATATGTTTGTAGGCACTACTTTTAAATATCGTGCCAATTCTTCTTTTAACTTTTCTGCAGTAGGGTCTGGATATACATTTACTTGAGAAGATTTTACAATCTCTTGAA contains:
- the hisC gene encoding histidinol-phosphate transaminase — protein: MIENLVREEIKGFKNYEVHSIPYRYKMDANEVPFELPEEVIKNIQEIVKSSQVNVYPDPTAEKLKEELARYLKVVPTNIFVGNGSDEIIHLIMLAFINKGDVVAYPYPSFAMYSVYSKIAGAVEIPVKLEEDYTYDMGSFTEVIEKYRPKLMFLCNPNNPTGSVIEREDIIKIIQKSNGIVVVDEAYFEFYGNTIVDSINKFENLIVLRTLSKAFGLAGLRVGYAVANENILKYLNLVKSPYNINSLSQVIALKVLRTDVLKERINYILEERERLIKELGKIPCVKVYPSKTNFILVKFKDADYVYKGLLERGILVRDFSKVEGLEGALRITVSSREANDYLINRLKELLL